The Coriobacteriia bacterium region GATCAGCACGAGGATCAAGATCGCGAATGCGATGACGTCCTTGTAGCCGGTCGATATGAATCCCGACGCCAGTGACTCGGCGATACCCAGAACGAACCCGCCCAGCATTGCGCCACGCAGGTTACCAATGCCGCCGAGAACGGCGGCGGTGAACGCCTTCAGACCGGGCAGGAAGCCCATATTGAAGACGATCGAGCCGTAGTACATTCCGTTGAAGATACCGGCGACGGCGCCTAGCGCCGGTCCGATGAAGAACGCGAGCATAATCGAGAAGTTGATATCGATGCCCATTAGGCCTGCAGCCTCACGGTCTTGCGAGGTTGCTCGCATCGCCTTACCGAAACGGCTGTGGCTAATGAACGTGTCCAGAGCCACAAGAAGCACGATCGCCGTCACAAAGATGATTACCTTGAGCACGCTCACATCGACCGTTCCAATCGTGAAGGCAATCCCGTTGCCGATTGGATTCGGGAAGGGTATCTGCTGTGCGCTGACCCACAGCAGAACCGCGTTCTGGAGGAAGAGCGAGACGCCGACTGCCGAGATAAGTGGCGCAAGTCGCGGCGCATGCCTCAGCGGTCTATAGGCGAATCGTTCGATGATTACGCCCATGATGCCGACCACGAGCATCGACACCAAGAACACGATCATCAGCATGAAGAACACTCCAACATTGCTGCCGGTGAAGAAGGCTTGCGCAGGCGCGAGCACCGGGAACTTCTGGGCGATGCTCGAACTGGTTAGCAGCGTCATCACGCCAAGACCGACGAAGGCGCCGCTCATGAACAGCTCGGAGTGGGCGAAGTTGATCATAAGCAAGATGCCGTAGACCAGCGTGTATCCGAGGGCGATGAGAGCGTAAAGGCTGCCCAAGGTGATCCCATTGATGAGCTGCGCGAGGATTAGGTTTGCTAGCTGCACGACTGTCGTTCCTGTCTATCCGAAAGGGACCGCCCCTTATGCAGGCAATAAACGCAGTCCGGGCGGGCACCCCTTTTGGATGCCCGCCCGGAGAGTCGTTAGCTTGGGACGGTTGTGTGCGGATCGCCTACTGAGGCAGAGCCTTTGTGATCCACTTGCCGCCGGAAACCGTGTACAGGGTGATGGCCTTGTTGGTAGTGTCGCCGTTCTTGTCGAAGGCGATCGGGCCGGTAACACCCACCATGTTGGTTGCAGCAACGTCCTTGATGATCTCATCGCGACCAGCAGGGCTGACGACCTTGTCGGCGCCAACGGACTTGGCGGCCTCGACAACGGCTGCGATGATCACGTTTGCAGCGTCATACGAATAGGCGTCGTACGCCGCAGGAGCCTGACCGGGGTACTTCTTGTTGTACGCCGTGAGGAAGTCCTGGCCGGCCGGGAGCTTGTCGATCGGGAGACCGACGGAAGTCGCGAAGTCGCCTTCGGCCTCAGCGGCGCCAGCGAGTGCGATGAACTGCGGGTCGTAGAGACCGTCGCCGCCCATCAGCGGGCCCTTGATGCCGCCGTCCTTGGCCTGCTTGGCCAAGAGCGCGCCAGCGTTGTACACGCCACCGTAGTAGATGAAGTCAGGGTTGGTCGACTTCATCTTGGTCACGAGGGCGTTGAAGTCGGAGTCCTTGTCCGAAGTCTTCGCGGTGCCCACGACCTTGCCGCCGTTGGCGGTGAACTGGTCGGCAAACGCCTTGGCCAGACCCTCACCATACGGGGTGGAGTCATCGACGACATAGACGCTCTTGAAGCCCAGGAGCTTGGTCGCAAAGTCAGCGGCCGCGGGGCCCTGAACGGCGTCAGTCGTGCAGACGCGGAACACGTTGCTCAGACCCTGCTGGGTCAGAGCGGGGTTGGTCGAAGCCGGGGAGATCATGACGATCTTCTTGTCGGCGTAGACCTTCGAGGCCGGAATCGAGACACCCGAGTTCAGGTGGCCCATGACGCCAACGAGGGCCGGGTCAGACGCGAACGTGTTCGCGACGGTGACGCCGGTCTTCGGGTCGCCCTGGTCGTCGCCGGAGACCGGCGTGAACTTCAGACCAGCGGCGGTAACGGTCGAAGAAGCGTTGGCCTGCTCGATGGCAAGCTCAGCGCCACGAACCATGCCCTGGCCGAGCGCGGTTGCGCCGGCGGTAAGCGGGGCACCGATACCGATCTTGACCTCAGTCGGGCCGCTGCTCGTGCTGCTGGAACCCGAACTACTGCCACCACAACCGGTGCTGATCATCGCTACTGCGACGAGCAGGCTGGCCGCGGCGAGCATACGCTTGGTGCTCACCTTCATAGTTCCTCCCTTGCTCCCTGGACGATACTGCCTTGCGATTGACGCCCGTGACCGCCATCCCCAGGTGGCACGGAGCTCCACGGTCATCCCACCGCGAAACGCCTCGGAGTGTATCAGAACCGTTACGCGTGCAACAGGAGTTCGTCCGCACGCCGACGGGGCGGTTCACTACGCAAGACGGCCCCTATTTGGGGGCCGTCCGATGCATAAAAACGAAGAAAGTCGTCGTGCTGAACTAGATCCAGTACATCGTAGCTGCGGCGCCATCGATATCGCGCTGGTTCTCGGCGAGCTGGGCCAGCGTAACCGTGCTCAGAAAACCCGACAGCTGATTGGCAGCCTGACTCCACAGTTCCGAGGCGGCCGAACCTGTCACGTGCGGCACGTCGAGGATCTCTCCCTGAACGGCTTCGACCACGTCGAAGACGGTCACGTCCCGAGAACCCCGAGCCAGGGCGCACCCGCCTGCGGCCCCGCGTCGACATCGGACGATACCCGCTCGCGCAAGCGCCGTGATCTGCTGCTCGACAAAACGTCGCGGCAGGCTTAGGTGGTCGGCGAGATCACCGGCGGCGATGTACTCCCCTTCTGGCTGCTGCGCCAGGAGCACCAGAGCCCGGAGTGCGTAGTCGAGTCGTTGCGGGACGCGCATGCGTTAGCCCAGCTCTTCCCACAGTTTGGTGGACAGGTAGCGCTCGCCAGTGGACGGGGCGACGGTGATGACGACCTTGCCCGCGTGCTCGGGCTTGGCTGCGAGGCGAAGCGCGGCGGCGATGTTGGCGCCACTCGAGATGCCCACGAGCAGGCCCTCCTCGTCGGCGGCCTTGCGGGCGGTCGCGATTGCTTCGTCACCGGTGACGTGCTCGACGCTGTCGATAACCGTTAGATCGAGCACCGTCGGGATGAAGTTGGCGCCGATGCCCTGGATCAGGTGCGGTCCCGGCGTGAGCTCCTCGCCCGCGAGCTTCTGAGAGATGATGGGCGACTCGGCGGGCTCGACCGCAACGGCCAGGACGCCCGGGAACTTCTCTTTGAGGTAGCGACCCGCACCGGAGATCGTCCCGCCCGTACCCACGCCGGCGACGAAGGCCGCGATCCGGTGTCCGCCCAGCGCCTCGGCGATTTCGGGTCCAGTGGTTTCGTAGTGCGCGGCCGGGTTGGCCGGATTGTCGAACTGGCCGGCGATCCAACCGTTAGGTGTGGAGGCGGCGAGTTCGTTGGCGGCATCGACGGCGCCCTTCATGCCCTTTGCCTTGTCGGTGAGCACGAGCTCGGCGCCAAATGCGCGCAATAGCTTGCGACGCTCGATCGACATCGACTCCGGCATCGTCAGAATCACGCGATAGCCCCGCGACGCGCCGATGAGTGCAAGCGCGATACCGGTGTTGCCGCTCGTCGGCTCGATGATGACCGACTCGCCTGGCGTGATGACACCGCGTGCCTCGGCATCGTCGATGATGCTCTTGCCAATGCGATCCTTGACCGAGCCGCCAGGGTTGCGGGACTCAAGCTTTACGCCCACAAGCGCGGGAAGGCCCGCAGACAACCGACGCAGAAACACGATCGGTGTGTCGCCGATTGTGTCGTCCACACGCTTTGCGATCTGGGACATGACTTCCTCCTCGGATAACGTCTTAGGTGCTCTGATGCGCATCCTAGAGGGTGGATTCCCCGCCGAGAAGGGATTATACCGCACCTTAATCATGCGTTTACTGCGTTTAGCGTCGCTTCGGTGCGACTGGAGGCCGGGAGAGCGAATGGCTACTGTGAAACCGTCGAAAGCGATCGCAAGTCTGAGGGGAGTCGCGCTGTGAGCACGGTGTTCTGGGCATGGTTCGCCGTCACGGTGCTCCTCGCCCTAGGCGAGGCCGTCACAGGCGGGCTGCTCGTGATGCCGTGGGCGATCGGTGCGGCGGTGGCGACGCTCCTCGAGGCGCTCCACGCCCCCTCTGGGTGGCAGTGGATCGGGTTCTTGACGGTATCGCTCGTTGCGTTCGTCGCGGCTCAGAGGTTGATCATCCGCCGCAGATAGCACGAAGGGCGGCCTCCCGACCGAAAGACCGCCCTTCGCCATTCGGTTACGCAGCGCCGCTACGTGGTGAGCGGAATCGCCGGCTCCGTGGAATCCGCCGCTGCCACGGGGGGCGCAGAAGCCGTCGTTGCAGTTGGCACTGCGGAAGCCGCGACGAGTTTGACGTGCGCGAGCTCGGCCAGGACGGGCCACTCGGCGAACGCGAGGTAGAGCATCACGCCGAGGTTGACCACCGGGATGACTGCGAGAAGCCCGATCGCACCCGACATGCCCGCCTTCTGGTAGAGCTTGTAGAACGCGAACGCCATGACGATGAGCGTCACCGCGAAGATCGCCAGCAGGACGTAGGTCGTGACCGGGCCGCCGGGCAAGATTCCGCCTCGGCCGCCGGGAAAGCCGCCCGCAGCGCCGCGTCCCATCGCGCCCGCCGCACCGCCTGCGCCGTTCGCACCCTGCGGCGCGCCCTGTGGAACTTGATTCGGATCCATCTGTGACTCCAATCTGTTGAGCCGCCCGCAGTCCTCAGGACCTGCGAGCTAGCCGGACTTCACTGGTAACGGAGCGCCTCGATCGGGTCGAGCTTGGCAGCGCGGCGCGCCGGGTAGTAGCCGAACACGATGCCGATTCCGGTCGACACGCCGACCGCAAGGACAACGGAGTAGAGGCTTACCGTTGTGGAGTAGCTCGAGAACGTGGTGATGCCCCACGAGATGGCCCAGCCCAGCGCGATGCCGATCAGGCCGCCGAGCATCGTCAGGGCAATTGCCTCGGATAGGAACTGCGACGTGAGGTCGCTGCGCGTGGCACCAAGCGCCTTGCGCAGGCCGATCTCCCGGATGCGCTCGGTGACCGTGGTCAGCATCATGTTCATGATGCCGATGCCGCCGACCACCAGAGAGATGCCGGCGATCGAGCCCAGCAACAGGGTGAGCGTGTTGGTGATGGTGGACAGCGTCGATGCGATATCGGCCTGGTTGGCGATCTGGAAGTCGGCATTGGACGAGTCCGCAATGCCATGGCGCGCCAACAGGAGCGTCGTGATGTCCGCCTCCACCTGGGTCATCGAGTCCTGCGATGCAGCTTCGACGTACACGCTACTGACGCCGGTCGACTTGGACAGATGCGCTTGGAAGGTCTCGAACGGCACGTAGACGGCTGCATCCTGGTTGTCTCGGCCACTCGAGCCCTTGGATGTCGTCACCCCAATAACCGTGAACGGCTGACCGGAGATCCGAATCCTCTGCCCGATTGCACTGGCCGCATCGCCGAACAACGTCGAGGCGGTATCCGGACCCAAGACCGCGACACGCGCCGAGTTTCCCTCTTGGCTGTCCGTGAACCACACGCCGTACTGAACGGTGTAGTTGCGAATCGTCGGGAAGTCGGACGTCGTGCCGGTGATGTCGACGTTCGTATTGCTTGCCTCGGCAGACACCTGCAGGCTTGTCGATGTGATCGGCGCCACGGCTTTGACGTTCTTCACCTGCGTCCGAACGGCGTCGACGTCCTTGAGCGTGATGGAGTTAGTGCTCGCTCCCTGCCCGAAACCGCCGCCAATACGGCTGCTCGAGGCGCTGCCAGGGCTGATCGTCAGCAGGTTGGCGCCCATGGAGGAGACGCTCGACTCGATCGAGGCCTTGGTGCCCTGTCCGAAAGCGACCATGACTATGACCGACGTAATGCCGACGACGATGCCGAGGATGGTCAGGAACGAGCGGGCCTTGTTCGCCGTGAGCGACAGGAACGTCTCTGTGAGCAGGTCCTTCAAGTTCACAGCGCGACACCTCCCCCGACAGCGACTCGCTCTGGGATGGCGTCCTCGGTCAGCACGCCGTCGCGGATGTGAACCGTGCGGTCGGCGTGCGCCGCAACCTCCGGCTCGTGCGTGATGAGCACGATGGTGCGACCTTGGTCGCGCAGTTTCTCGAACGTCGCAAGGATGAAGTCTCCTGTCACTGTGTCGAGGTTGCCTGTCGGCTCGTCTGCCAGGATCAACGCGGGGTTGTTCACCAAAGCACGGGCGATTGCGACGCGTTGCATCTGGCCGCCTGAGATCTGGTTCGAGAGCTTGTAGAACAGCTCGGGCGTCAATCCGGCGGCGGTCATAGCCGCCACCGCACGGTCGTGGCGTTCACGATCTGGTGTGTGCGAGTAGATCATTGGGAGCGAGACGTTGCGCATGATGCTCGTGCGAGGCAACAGGTTGAACGACTGGAATACGAAGCCGATCTCCCGGGAGCGTGCCTCGGCGAGTTCTGCTTGGTTCAGCGAGCTGACGTCGACGCCACGGATGCGGTAGCTGCCCGAGGTCGGCGTGTCGAGCAGACCCAGCAGGTTCATAAGCGTCGACTTGCCCGAACCGGACGGGCCCATGATCGCGACGAACTCGCCTTCCTGGACGGTGAGCGATACGCCCTTGAGAGCCTGCGTGTATGTGTCACCGGTCAGGTACGTTTTGACCATGTCGCGGACTTCGATGATCGCGGGCATTAGTTGCCACCAGGTCCGCCACCGGGAGGTCCACCGGTACCGCCGAGCAGGCTTCGCGTGTTGGTGCTCTTGGTCGACGAGGAGGATGTGGTCGACGAGGCGGTAGAGTTGCTCCCCGTCGAGACGGTCGTTCCCTCCGTGATGCCACTCACGATCTGGGTGTAGTTGTCGTCCGCGAGGCCGACCTTGACGGTCTTCTGCGTGGTCTGGCCGCTCGGGTCAACGACCAGCACGTACTTGGAGCCGTTGTCGGTCTTGACCGCTGCGTTGGGGACGGAGATCGCGTCGGCCGCGCTTTGGGTCTCGATGTCCACCGAGGCGGTCATTCCGGTGCGAACGCGCTCATCAAGCTGGTTGAGCTTCACGTACACGGTGTAGTTGACGACGCCCGAACTGGTTGTGGCGTTGGGCAGAATCGAGCTGACCGAACCCGTGAACGTCTTGCCTGAGATCGCGTCGAACGTGATCGTCGCAGGCTGGCTGACAGCGACGCTGGGGATGTCGACCTCACTTACCGTCAGCTCGACCTGGAGTGACTTCATGTCTGTGATGGTGATCGAGCTACCCGAGCTGTTGCTCGACGAGCTCGTCGACGAGCCGGAGCTTGAGCTGCTGCTCGCGGCCGCTGTGCCACCGCTCGACGAGGAGCTGGAGCTGGTACCGGACGACACGGCGGTGCCCACAGAAAGAGGAAGCGCCGTGATGACGCCGTCGATCGGAGCGGTGACGACCGTCTCCTTCGTATTGGTAAGCGCCGTCGCGTAGCTGCCCTTCGAAGTGGTCAAGCTGGCCTTGGCCGCCTGCAAGCCAAGATCTGCGGAAGTCACACCGAGCTCGGCGGCGTCAACGGACTCCTCGGCCGTTGTCACCGATCGCTTGGCCATCTTGAGGTTGTAGGCGTGATCGGGAGCCGTAGTGGCCTCGGCCTGCACTTTCCAGAGCGCCTTCTTGGCCTGCAGCACCTTTGTGTTGGCGTCGTAGAGCTGGCTTTCGGCCTGCTCGTAGGAGGACTCCGCCTGCGTGACCCCCTGCTTGGCCTGAAGTAGCGATGCCTTGGCCT contains the following coding sequences:
- a CDS encoding branched-chain amino acid ABC transporter substrate-binding protein, producing MSTKRMLAAASLLVAVAMISTGCGGSSSGSSSTSSGPTEVKIGIGAPLTAGATALGQGMVRGAELAIEQANASSTVTAAGLKFTPVSGDDQGDPKTGVTVANTFASDPALVGVMGHLNSGVSIPASKVYADKKIVMISPASTNPALTQQGLSNVFRVCTTDAVQGPAAADFATKLLGFKSVYVVDDSTPYGEGLAKAFADQFTANGGKVVGTAKTSDKDSDFNALVTKMKSTNPDFIYYGGVYNAGALLAKQAKDGGIKGPLMGGDGLYDPQFIALAGAAEAEGDFATSVGLPIDKLPAGQDFLTAYNKKYPGQAPAAYDAYSYDAANVIIAAVVEAAKSVGADKVVSPAGRDEIIKDVAATNMVGVTGPIAFDKNGDTTNKAITLYTVSGGKWITKALPQ
- the cysK gene encoding cysteine synthase A, which translates into the protein MSQIAKRVDDTIGDTPIVFLRRLSAGLPALVGVKLESRNPGGSVKDRIGKSIIDDAEARGVITPGESVIIEPTSGNTGIALALIGASRGYRVILTMPESMSIERRKLLRAFGAELVLTDKAKGMKGAVDAANELAASTPNGWIAGQFDNPANPAAHYETTGPEIAEALGGHRIAAFVAGVGTGGTISGAGRYLKEKFPGVLAVAVEPAESPIISQKLAGEELTPGPHLIQGIGANFIPTVLDLTVIDSVEHVTGDEAIATARKAADEEGLLVGISSGANIAAALRLAAKPEHAGKVVITVAPSTGERYLSTKLWEELG
- a CDS encoding ABC transporter permease — encoded protein: MNLKDLLTETFLSLTANKARSFLTILGIVVGITSVIVMVAFGQGTKASIESSVSSMGANLLTISPGSASSSRIGGGFGQGASTNSITLKDVDAVRTQVKNVKAVAPITSTSLQVSAEASNTNVDITGTTSDFPTIRNYTVQYGVWFTDSQEGNSARVAVLGPDTASTLFGDAASAIGQRIRISGQPFTVIGVTTSKGSSGRDNQDAAVYVPFETFQAHLSKSTGVSSVYVEAASQDSMTQVEADITTLLLARHGIADSSNADFQIANQADIASTLSTITNTLTLLLGSIAGISLVVGGIGIMNMMLTTVTERIREIGLRKALGATRSDLTSQFLSEAIALTMLGGLIGIALGWAISWGITTFSSYSTTVSLYSVVLAVGVSTGIGIVFGYYPARRAAKLDPIEALRYQ
- a CDS encoding efflux RND transporter periplasmic adaptor subunit, which produces MNAEAVPLTAAPLTAARKQKGRWAIGAVIALVVIVGIVAAIVLSQSKSSTTSTLSTATATKRAISVAVSGTGSSVAADSVTVNPQISGTVKKLYVSLGETVTAGDTLYTITSDSVQTSLLQAKASLLQAKQGVTQAESSYEQAESQLYDANTKVLQAKKALWKVQAEATTAPDHAYNLKMAKRSVTTAEESVDAAELGVTSADLGLQAAKASLTTSKGSYATALTNTKETVVTAPIDGVITALPLSVGTAVSSGTSSSSSSSGGTAAASSSSSSGSSTSSSSNSSGSSITITDMKSLQVELTVSEVDIPSVAVSQPATITFDAISGKTFTGSVSSILPNATTSSGVVNYTVYVKLNQLDERVRTGMTASVDIETQSAADAISVPNAAVKTDNGSKYVLVVDPSGQTTQKTVKVGLADDNYTQIVSGITEGTTVSTGSNSTASSTTSSSSTKSTNTRSLLGGTGGPPGGGPGGN
- a CDS encoding Rrf2 family transcriptional regulator encodes the protein MRVPQRLDYALRALVLLAQQPEGEYIAAGDLADHLSLPRRFVEQQITALARAGIVRCRRGAAGGCALARGSRDVTVFDVVEAVQGEILDVPHVTGSAASELWSQAANQLSGFLSTVTLAQLAENQRDIDGAAATMYWI
- a CDS encoding ABC transporter ATP-binding protein, with product MPAIIEVRDMVKTYLTGDTYTQALKGVSLTVQEGEFVAIMGPSGSGKSTLMNLLGLLDTPTSGSYRIRGVDVSSLNQAELAEARSREIGFVFQSFNLLPRTSIMRNVSLPMIYSHTPDRERHDRAVAAMTAAGLTPELFYKLSNQISGGQMQRVAIARALVNNPALILADEPTGNLDTVTGDFILATFEKLRDQGRTIVLITHEPEVAAHADRTVHIRDGVLTEDAIPERVAVGGGVAL
- a CDS encoding branched-chain amino acid ABC transporter permease, with the protein product MQLANLILAQLINGITLGSLYALIALGYTLVYGILLMINFAHSELFMSGAFVGLGVMTLLTSSSIAQKFPVLAPAQAFFTGSNVGVFFMLMIVFLVSMLVVGIMGVIIERFAYRPLRHAPRLAPLISAVGVSLFLQNAVLLWVSAQQIPFPNPIGNGIAFTIGTVDVSVLKVIIFVTAIVLLVALDTFISHSRFGKAMRATSQDREAAGLMGIDINFSIMLAFFIGPALGAVAGIFNGMYYGSIVFNMGFLPGLKAFTAAVLGGIGNLRGAMLGGFVLGIAESLASGFISTGYKDVIAFAILILVLIFRPGGLLGESVVEKV